The proteins below come from a single Kosakonia sp. SMBL-WEM22 genomic window:
- the fruK gene encoding 1-phosphofructokinase — MSRRVATITLNPAYDLVGFTPEVERGEVNLVRTTGLHAAGKGINVAKVLKDLGIDVTVGGFLGKDNQDGFQQLFSELGIANRFQVVQGRTRINVKLTEKDGEVTDFNFSGFEVTPADWERFVTDSLSWLGQFDMVCVSGSLPSGVSPEAFTDWMTRLRSQCPCIIFDSSRDALVAGLKAAPWLVKPNRRELEIWAGRKLPELQDVIEAAHALREQGIAHVVISLGAEGALWVNASGEWIAKPPSMEVVSTVGAGDSMVGGLIYGLLMRESSEHTLRLATAVAALAVSQSNVGITDRTQLAAMMARVDLKPFN; from the coding sequence ATGAGCAGAAGAGTTGCAACAATCACGTTAAATCCGGCCTACGATCTGGTGGGTTTCACGCCGGAAGTGGAGCGTGGCGAAGTCAACCTGGTGCGTACTACCGGGCTGCACGCCGCCGGTAAAGGGATCAACGTCGCGAAGGTGCTGAAAGATCTCGGTATCGACGTCACCGTGGGCGGTTTCCTCGGTAAAGATAACCAGGACGGCTTTCAGCAACTGTTCAGCGAGCTGGGCATTGCCAACCGTTTCCAGGTGGTGCAGGGGCGTACGCGCATCAACGTTAAGCTGACCGAGAAAGATGGCGAAGTGACCGACTTTAACTTCTCCGGTTTCGAAGTCACCCCGGCCGACTGGGAACGTTTTGTCACTGACTCGCTCAGCTGGCTTGGCCAGTTTGACATGGTCTGCGTCAGCGGCAGCCTGCCGTCGGGCGTCAGCCCGGAAGCCTTTACCGACTGGATGACGCGTCTGCGCAGCCAGTGCCCGTGCATTATCTTTGACAGCAGCCGTGACGCGCTGGTCGCCGGTCTGAAAGCCGCACCATGGTTAGTGAAACCTAACCGCCGCGAGCTGGAGATCTGGGCTGGTCGTAAGCTGCCGGAATTGCAGGACGTTATTGAAGCCGCTCACGCGCTTCGCGAGCAGGGGATCGCCCACGTGGTGATTTCGCTGGGCGCAGAAGGGGCGCTGTGGGTCAACGCTTCGGGTGAATGGATCGCCAAACCGCCGTCAATGGAAGTGGTAAGCACCGTTGGCGCAGGGGATTCGATGGTTGGCGGCCTGATTTACGGCCTGCTGATGCGTGAGTCCAGTGAGCACACTTTACGCCTGGCCACCGCTGTCGCTGCACTGGCGGTCAGTCAGAGTAACGTAGGGATTACCGATCGTACCCAGTTAGCCGCGATGATGGCGCGCGTTGACTTAAAACCCTTTAACTAA